The Sedimentisphaera salicampi genome includes a region encoding these proteins:
- a CDS encoding RHS repeat-associated core domain-containing protein: MLGIINLMIIDSRYGYFAGGLGSAAAVYSTEPNGIAERYSYDAYGSVEITDPNGQPLDDSAVGNPYMFTGRRYDSESCLYYYRARYYNPALGVFHSRDPLGYIDSMNLYAYCGNNPVNYIDPWGETYEILNPNGHMADAAGSVLDNCITMSFLWFTGIGPDTYHWEGETNIAEAMKHADGVNFARERYYKEKRRDPKKNEGNYPYDARYKYNDPISYYLGDDSWIEKFMGSYNVHITENKGKLNFTVTDTNSLGSFFGGALGQFGYDLPLPGSNIYQNISWSEEME, encoded by the coding sequence ATGCTGGGAATAATTAATCTGATGATCATTGATTCGCGATACGGCTATTTCGCAGGCGGGCTGGGCAGCGCGGCTGCTGTTTACAGCACCGAGCCGAACGGCATCGCTGAGAGATACAGCTATGATGCATACGGCAGCGTCGAGATAACCGATCCGAACGGCCAGCCGCTGGATGATAGCGCTGTCGGAAATCCGTATATGTTTACCGGCCGGCGGTACGACAGCGAGTCCTGCCTGTATTACTACCGCGCCAGATACTACAACCCGGCCCTCGGAGTTTTTCACTCCCGCGACCCCCTCGGCTATATCGACTCAATGAACCTCTACGCATATTGCGGAAATAATCCTGTGAACTACATCGATCCATGGGGGGAGACTTACGAAATCCTAAACCCTAATGGACATATGGCAGATGCTGCAGGCAGTGTACTAGACAATTGCATTACAATGTCTTTTCTTTGGTTTACAGGAATAGGCCCTGATACTTATCATTGGGAGGGAGAGACAAATATAGCTGAAGCAATGAAACACGCAGATGGTGTTAACTTTGCGAGAGAAAGATACTATAAAGAAAAAAGAAGAGACCCAAAGAAAAATGAAGGTAATTATCCATACGATGCTAGATATAAATATAATGACCCTATAAGCTATTATTTAGGTGATGACAGCTGGATTGAAAAATTTATGGGTTCATATAATGTTCATATTACAGAAAATAAAGGCAAATTAAATTTTACTGTAACAGATACAAATAGTTTGGGTTCATTCTTTGGGGGTGCTTTGGGGCAGTTTGGGTATGATCTTCCATTGCCGGGCTCAAATATTTATCAAAACATATCTTGGTCAGAAGAAATGGAGTAA
- a CDS encoding RHS repeat-associated core domain-containing protein has protein sequence MNRKKTELPAGAGWTESMSDLAEAWLCAEGDLCYDANYDFIDSTEPNMINIEDMAFYLSEYYIAERDAAFAEEYYGYFAGGLGSVAAVYSTEPNGIAERYSYDAYGSVSITDPNGQPLDESDVGNPYMFTGRRYDAGSKLYYYRARYYNPKLGVFHSRDPLGYIDSMNLYAYCGNNPVNFVDPGGETYEIIHPGGSQIPRPAVTKEEHYNRNNLNTWRPNTVEEAKRLGWRKLSGAKDNYHQQGQGNENNQKWVSPSGKCEVVYDSTGQNIVTDPVNMGTYNFFPDTEPMNHLNYDVLPYIRWGNSPDDPTKWYQRILGTY, from the coding sequence TTGAATCGGAAGAAAACAGAGTTGCCGGCGGGAGCAGGCTGGACAGAAAGCATGAGCGATTTGGCGGAGGCGTGGCTTTGCGCCGAGGGCGATTTATGCTATGATGCAAATTACGATTTTATCGACAGCACCGAGCCTAATATGATCAACATCGAAGACATGGCGTTTTATCTGAGCGAGTATTATATTGCAGAGCGGGATGCCGCCTTTGCGGAAGAATACTACGGCTATTTCGCAGGCGGGCTGGGCAGCGTGGCTGCTGTTTACAGCACCGAGCCGAACGGCATCGCTGAGAGATACAGCTACGATGCATACGGCAGCGTTTCAATAACCGATCCGAACGGCCAGCCGCTGGATGAAAGCGATGTCGGGAATCCGTATATGTTCACCGGCCGGCGATATGATGCCGGCTCGAAGCTGTATTACTACCGCGCCAGATACTACAATCCCAAGCTCGGAGTTTTCCACTCCCGCGACCCCCTCGGCTATATCGACTCAATGAACCTCTACGCATATTGCGGGAATAATCCTGTGAACTTCGTTGATCCGGGGGGGGAGACTTACGAAATTATACATCCTGGCGGAAGCCAAATACCAAGACCTGCAGTAACTAAGGAAGAACATTATAATCGCAACAATTTGAATACATGGCGTCCTAATACAGTAGAAGAAGCAAAAAGATTAGGCTGGAGAAAATTAAGCGGAGCGAAAGACAATTACCATCAACAAGGGCAGGGAAACGAAAATAACCAAAAATGGGTTTCGCCGAGCGGCAAATGTGAAGTAGTTTATGACTCAACAGGCCAAAATATTGTAACAGATCCTGTGAATATGGGGACCTATAATTTTTTCCCTGATACTGAACCTATGAACCACTTAAATTATGATGTTTTACCATACATTAGATGGGGCAATTCTCCAGATGATCCTACAAAATGGTATCAAAGAATCTTAGGCACTTACTAA
- a CDS encoding RHS repeat-associated core domain-containing protein, which produces MIDVVRPAGAGWTDSMSDLAEAWLCAEGDLCYDANYDFIDSTEPNMINIEDMAFYLSEYYIAERDAAFAEEYYGYFAGELGSVAAVYSTEPNGIAERYSYDAYGSVSITDPNGQPLDESAVGNPYMFTGRRYDSESGLYYYRARFYNPKLGVFHSRDPLGYIDSMNLYAYCGNNPVNRVDPYGEAWPPPGKGQKGSLTNPISITNKFLKRKMNTFRKRGLFPNHLYELPLLLSSDIGYFYERANHYFLLNGKKYTGEEINYIAVGMSSAYWNFPRFLPDVWNMGATEGEKYFFNFGYDFYDENYKYHYNTNSNDPSNIPTYVPDIF; this is translated from the coding sequence ATGATTGATGTGGTGAGGCCGGCGGGAGCAGGCTGGACAGATAGCATGAGCGATTTAGCTGAGGCGTGGCTGTGCGCCGAGGGCGATTTATGCTATGATGCAAATTACGATTTTATCGACAGCACCGAGCCTAATATGATCAACATCGAAGATATGGCGTTTTATCTGAGCGAGTATTATATTGCAGAGCGGGATGCCGCCTTTGCCGAAGAATACTACGGCTATTTCGCAGGCGAGCTGGGCAGCGTGGCTGCTGTTTACAGCACCGAGCCGAACGGCATCGCTGAGAGATACAGCTACGATGCATACGGCAGCGTTTCAATAACCGATCCGAACGGCCAGCCGCTGGACGAAAGCGCTGTCGGGAATCCGTATATGTTTACCGGCCGGCGGTACGACAGCGAATCCGGCCTGTACTATTACCGCGCCAGATTCTACAATCCCAAGCTCGGAGTTTTCCACTCCCGCGACCCCCTCGGCTATATCGACTCAATGAACCTCTACGCATACTGCGGGAATAATCCTGTGAACCGTGTCGATCCTTACGGCGAGGCTTGGCCTCCACCTGGAAAAGGTCAAAAAGGTTCACTAACGAATCCAATCAGCATTACGAATAAGTTTCTAAAAAGAAAGATGAATACCTTTAGAAAAAGAGGGCTATTCCCTAATCATCTATATGAACTGCCATTATTATTGTCGTCTGATATTGGATATTTTTATGAAAGAGCAAACCATTATTTCTTATTGAATGGGAAAAAATACACTGGAGAAGAGATTAACTATATTGCTGTTGGGATGTCTTCGGCCTATTGGAATTTTCCTCGCTTCTTGCCAGATGTTTGGAATATGGGAGCAACAGAAGGTGAAAAATATTTCTTCAACTTTGGCTATGACTTTTATGATGAAAATTATAAGTATCATTACAATACCAATTCAAATGATCCCAGTAATATTCCGACTTACGTCCCAGATATATTTTAA
- a CDS encoding RHS repeat-associated core domain-containing protein: MIAEYDGSGGLQKRFVYGAGIDEVVCMIDVVRPAGACWTESMSDLAEAWLCGEGDLCYDANYDFIDSTEPNMINIEDMAFYLSEYYIAERDAAFAEEYYGYFAGELGSVAAVYSTEPNGIAERYSYDAYGSVSITDPNGQPLDESAVGNPYMFTGRRYDSESGLYYYRARYYNPALGVFHSRDPLGYIDSMNLYAYCGNNPVNYFDPMGKDVWIARHYATGWHANLNVGNPNGRYKSFGYHQIGWGTSGSDEFLKNTFNPWAENFLTGEVYRDKCHKGGFVEKKLNTTSEEDEAISGWLDSIVGQRGNYFIIGANCHAWTNLMFNAIKNAYGKEEERMGNGMRAYIGVGIWL; the protein is encoded by the coding sequence GTGATAGCGGAATACGACGGCTCGGGCGGCCTGCAGAAACGCTTCGTTTACGGAGCGGGAATTGATGAGGTGGTTTGTATGATTGATGTGGTGAGGCCGGCGGGAGCCTGCTGGACAGAAAGCATGAGCGATTTGGCGGAGGCGTGGCTGTGCGGCGAGGGCGATTTATGTTATGATGCAAATTACGATTTTATCGACAGCACAGAGCCTAATATGATCAACATCGAAGATATGGCGTTTTATTTGAGCGAGTATTATATTGCAGAGCGGGATGCCGCCTTTGCGGAAGAATACTACGGCTATTTCGCAGGCGAGCTTGGCAGCGTGGCTGCTGTTTACAGCACCGAGCCGAACGGAATCGCTGAGAGATACAGCTATGATGCATACGGCAGCGTTTCAATAACCGATCCGAACGGCCAGCCGCTGGATGAAAGCGCTGTCGGAAATCCGTATATGTTTACCGGCCGGCGGTACGACAGCGAATCCGGTTTGTACTACTACCGGGCAAGATACTACAACCCGGCCCTCGGAGTTTTCCACTCCCGCGACCCCCTCGGCTATATCGACAGCATGAACCTCTACGCATACTGTGGCAATAATCCTGTGAACTATTTTGATCCAATGGGAAAAGATGTTTGGATCGCCAGGCATTACGCAACTGGATGGCACGCTAATTTAAATGTTGGGAATCCTAATGGAAGATACAAATCTTTCGGGTACCATCAAATTGGTTGGGGGACAAGTGGTAGTGATGAATTCTTAAAAAACACATTTAACCCTTGGGCAGAAAATTTTCTAACAGGTGAAGTTTATCGAGACAAATGTCATAAAGGTGGTTTTGTCGAGAAAAAACTTAATACTACAAGCGAAGAAGATGAAGCAATATCTGGCTGGCTTGACAGTATTGTAGGGCAAAGAGGAAACTATTTTATAATTGGTGCTAACTGCCACGCATGGACAAATTTAATGTTTAATGCAATTAAAAATGCATATGGTAAAGAAGAAGAGAGAATGGGAAATGGAATGCGTGCTTATATTGGAGTAGGAATATGGCTGTAA
- a CDS encoding RHS repeat-associated core domain-containing protein codes for MISKEDSANNTKSYFYDKNYWLTEADGIEYDYNNMLMREGVTIDSATETYSADPNGMGRYSSAGSEAVEYDGNGNLSRCGDEYYIYDPQDRLRAHYRLAGDPNEASVSLEGYDVFGRRMSSANGSGVGADDGELQQSFAYSGHRVIAEYDGSGGLQKRFVYGAGIDEVVCMIDVVRPAGACWTESMSDLAEAWLCAEGDLCYDANYDFIDSTEPNMINIEDMAFYLSEYYIAERDAAFAEDYYGYFAGELGSVAAVYSTEPNGIAERYSYDAYGSVSISDPNGQPLDESAVGNPYMFTGRRYDSESGLYYYRARFYNPKLGVFHSRDPLGYIDSMNLYAYCGNNPVNYADPMGLRKLNKYGGWHFNYQETRDIIKEGEKGDWSPFDHIIVPFISENAKYDYKANNPNRTFTIPASNTAEKKKEDVVSASQFGNYIAGYLAQYHLGTAGWLSMRVGGHLYGYIDGCDYYEIPMVPLMIDQCEPLIWDYESFVDDEDSIRDINRGRDDAINGAWD; via the coding sequence GTGATATCGAAGGAAGATTCGGCTAATAATACAAAATCGTATTTCTACGACAAAAACTACTGGCTGACTGAGGCAGATGGAATAGAATACGATTATAACAATATGCTGATGCGAGAGGGCGTAACAATCGACTCTGCAACCGAAACGTATTCGGCCGATCCGAACGGGATGGGGCGATACAGCTCTGCGGGCTCTGAGGCGGTGGAGTATGACGGGAACGGAAATCTCTCCCGCTGCGGCGATGAATACTACATCTACGACCCGCAGGACAGGCTTCGGGCACATTATCGGCTTGCTGGTGATCCGAATGAGGCGAGCGTATCGCTGGAAGGTTATGATGTTTTCGGCCGTCGGATGAGCAGTGCGAATGGCTCAGGCGTTGGCGCTGATGATGGCGAGCTTCAGCAGAGCTTTGCATATTCGGGGCATCGCGTGATAGCGGAATACGACGGCTCGGGCGGCCTGCAGAAACGCTTCGTTTACGGAGCGGGAATTGATGAGGTGGTTTGTATGATTGATGTGGTGAGGCCGGCGGGAGCCTGCTGGACAGAAAGCATGAGCGATTTGGCTGAGGCGTGGCTGTGCGCCGAGGGCGATTTATGCTATGATGCAAATTACGATTTTATCGACAGCACAGAGCCTAATATGATCAACATCGAAGATATGGCGTTTTATCTGAGCGAGTATTATATTGCTGAGCGGGATGCCGCCTTTGCGGAAGATTACTACGGCTATTTCGCAGGCGAGCTGGGCAGCGTGGCTGCTGTTTACAGCACCGAGCCGAACGGGATCGCTGAGAGATACAGCTATGATGCATACGGCAGCGTTTCAATAAGCGATCCGAACGGCCAGCCGCTGGACGAAAGCGCTGTCGGGAATCCGTATATGTTTACCGGCCGGCGGTACGACAGCGAATCCGGCCTGTACTATTACCGCGCCAGATTCTACAATCCCAAGCTCGGAGTTTTCCACTCCCGCGACCCCCTCGGCTATATCGACTCAATGAACCTCTACGCATACTGCGGAAATAATCCTGTAAACTACGCTGATCCAATGGGGTTAAGAAAATTAAATAAATATGGTGGTTGGCATTTTAATTATCAGGAAACAAGAGATATAATAAAGGAAGGAGAAAAAGGAGATTGGTCTCCTTTTGATCATATTATTGTTCCTTTTATTAGTGAAAATGCAAAATATGATTATAAAGCCAATAATCCCAATAGAACTTTTACAATCCCAGCTTCAAATACAGCTGAAAAGAAAAAAGAAGATGTTGTATCAGCATCCCAATTTGGGAACTATATTGCAGGTTATCTCGCTCAATATCATCTGGGAACAGCTGGCTGGTTAAGTATGAGGGTAGGCGGGCACCTATATGGGTACATTGATGGTTGTGATTATTATGAAATTCCTATGGTTCCTTTAATGATTGATCAATGTGAACCGCTTATTTGGGACTATGAGAGCTTTGTGGATGATGAGGATAGTATTAGAGATATAAATCGCGGTAGGGATGACGCAATAAACGGGGCTTGGGATTGA
- a CDS encoding RHS repeat-associated core domain-containing protein — MSDVIIVNKSMSDLAEAWLCAQGDLCYDANYDFIDSTEPNMINIEDMAFYLSEYYIAERDAAFAEEYYGYFAGELGSVAAVYSTEPNGIAERYSYDAYGSVSITDPNGQPLDESAVGNPYMFTGRRYDSESGLYYYRARYYNPKLGVFHSRDPLGYIDSMNLYAYCGNNPVNYVDPWGLNIVDDIFGVTLDIAGKTWNIPNTALGLAVGGAGLLIGGEGPEFANNAICFDNSPMMLDRAGLTLGNVILIGSNLRENEKCVIREHEEQHTHQGEILGPLYIPLHLIDKAVWGFYKGPLERGPYGFPYGHPYSEKPKKRQPWPWQ, encoded by the coding sequence ATGTCAGATGTAATAATCGTAAATAAAAGCATGAGCGATTTGGCGGAGGCGTGGCTTTGCGCCCAGGGCGATTTATGCTATGATGCAAATTACGATTTTATCGACAGCACAGAGCCTAATATGATCAACATCGAAGATATGGCGTTTTATCTGAGCGAGTATTATATTGCAGAGCGGGATGCCGCCTTTGCGGAAGAATACTACGGCTATTTCGCAGGCGAGCTGGGCAGCGTGGCTGCTGTTTACAGCACCGAGCCGAACGGGATCGCTGAGAGATACAGCTATGATGCATACGGCAGCGTTTCAATAACCGATCCGAACGGCCAGCCGCTGGACGAAAGCGCTGTCGGAAATCCGTATATGTTTACCGGCCGGCGATACGACAGCGAGTCCGGCCTGTACTATTACCGCGCCAGATACTACAATCCCAAGCTCGGAGTTTTCCACTCCCGCGACCCCCTCGGCTATATTGACTCCATGAACCTCTACGCCTACTGCGGGAATAATCCTGTAAACTACGTTGATCCTTGGGGGCTTAATATCGTTGATGATATTTTTGGTGTAACACTTGATATTGCTGGTAAAACTTGGAATATCCCAAATACCGCTTTGGGATTAGCTGTTGGTGGCGCCGGCTTGTTGATAGGTGGCGAAGGGCCAGAATTTGCCAATAATGCAATTTGTTTTGATAACTCTCCAATGATGTTAGATAGGGCAGGCTTGACTTTGGGAAATGTTATATTAATAGGTAGCAATTTAAGGGAAAATGAGAAATGCGTAATAAGGGAACATGAAGAGCAGCATACCCATCAAGGAGAAATATTAGGCCCCTTATATATACCATTACATTTGATTGACAAAGCTGTTTGGGGATTTTATAAAGGCCCTCTTGAACGAGGTCCTTATGGATTTCCATATGGTCATCCGTATAGTGAAAAGCCAAAAAAACGTCAACCTTGGCCTTGGCAATAA